From Bacteroides uniformis:
TCTTTTAATGCTCCTCCACCAATATGTGTCCATTCAATATTTATATCAACTATTTGTTGCAATGTTTCTAATATCCTATGAACCCTCTTGACTGGCACAATCCAAGAACAAGATACCAATCGAAGTGTTCCTTCCAAATGTACATTACTTTTAATTCCATAATCAAAAGTGCCCAAACGAGAAACTTCTAGTTTACAACTCTTAGAAATAAAAATATTACCTTTTAAATAATCCAAGCCATGCTTAGATATTGGAAATATAACATCCAGGTAACTTGATAAATAGAATCTCAAAGGTAAATAATTAGAGATATACCTATCTGCATATAAATCATACCCATGACACCGAGCTACTGCTCTTGCTGAAAACTTTTTCTTAAAACGAACTGCAGCATAAGCTCCATGATGCAGCCAATAACTATAACAGACCGTATCATGTCCTTCAATTTTATTAGATATATTCTTTGTTAGAAAAATAAACACCCTTTCACCTAAACCAATAAATGCAATCAAAGAATGCAGTCTCGAAAAAAAATAATTTCTTTCTTTTAGCAAAAATAGTAATTCTTCATAAAAGACTTGCCTGAGAAGAGAACGTAGATACCAGATTATTTTATTACATCTACTCAATTTAGGCATTTGATAAATGCTAATATTATTAGGGATGTTCAAAAAGCGCTGTGGACAAACATTATCTATAGAAACAACGTAAACAGGATAAAACTTGCTATAATAGCGAATTTCATTATCTACAAAAGTTTCTCCTTTACCAAAAGGGAAAGAGTTAGTAATTAAAACTAATGCTTTTTTAGCCATTACAAGATAGCAAACTATAGAAAGATAAAATATTAAAATTAGGGGGACGTAATTTAAACTGTGTCAATCTTTGCATTTTTCTTTTTATCAGTAGATTACTACTTGTATTTATATTGATATTCAAGTGTTTATCCGAAGTAAAATATGATTTACTCAATGGATTAAGAACTGACACAGCTTGAATTATGACCTCTATAAATTATAAAGCAAAGCAAAAGTGCCCCCCTTTTTAAATATCACTAGCATTTATTCTGATAATCATTAAGCAGATTCTCATGGTCCCACATCTTTTGTCAAATCCATAAAAAAATCAAATACTCCAAAACAAACATCCTATCTAGTAGGTAGATTTCTCTCAAAGTTTTTCCCTCTCTTCCCGATTAGCTTTGCGCAATGCGAAAAATTCGTCAAGCAACATTAATTTTTCTATGGAACTCATATCAGAATAGTAATCAACAAAGGAAACACATACTTAAAGCAATAATCCAAAACGCCTTAACATTTTAGGCGAAGCATCTTCATAGCTAATCACAGCACCTTTAATCAGTTCGAGGTCATCTTGCATAATGATACCTTTAGCTTTATCGTTCCCAAACAGTTCTTTAAAACGCTTACCAGTAATCGTTTTCAAATCAGAACAATCTACAAAACGATCTTTCTCTTTTAGAAAAGCATATTTCTTTGCAGACAATTGATAGTGCATCTGTTGCCGTCTTAGAGGCAAATTAGGATTTATTTTTGTGTCTATAATAACAACTCCTATGGCATTTCCATCTAAATCATGTCCCAAGACAACAAAATATTTATTGCGGCCATCATCTCCCGGATTCTTACCCTTGATGTTCTCTTCTTTCCCCAAGTGCATTCTGAACACCTCACCAACAGATACATTGGACAGCAACATGCGTTCTACCGTTTCTTGCGGTAAAAGGTCTTCAAAGGTTCCTTTCTTCATCTGCCCTGCAAATAATCGTCAATCTCAGATTGTTCTTTCAGATATTCTACAAATCCGGAAGTTGCGCCTCCTGCCTGAGCCATCAATAGCGGATTCATAGGTGATGCACTCCTTGCATCCCATGCCGTTTGCCAAGCTACATCATGCGAATCTTTGGACAATTGCTTTGCATCCTTCTGCAAATTTTCTTTTATGGAAGCATCCAAACACGCAAGGTCAGCCTTACTCAACTCATCCATATCCGGTTCTTCGGCAGCTCCTATAAAATAGTAACATTCTGCATTTCCCGGTTTTAATGAATCCGCTAATTGCTGCAACAAGGAACCTTTTACAGCATGAGCCGAATTTGTTGCAACCTTCACGGCATCATACAAAAAAGAAGGAACAGGACCACGCTCCAACGCACAGAACGTATCCTTCACCAGATGCTTCCCGTAAGTAGCATAATGTTGGCGCTCCGCAAAATATAGAATTTTGAACAAATGGATGAAATCCAACTCGCCACATTGCTTTAAAATATAGAGAGTAACAGCTTTTAATTTCAACATGTCATCCGTAGTCATCATTATATCCTCCTATTTTTCACCAAAGAGCAAAGTTCACTCCTCTTTTTGTATTTATATCTACCGCAAAGATAGTCTTTTCACTACAAACTCCAATACTTCAACGAATGAATCTTATCTCTATACATTCCTTTAATATCCACAAGCACCGCATGATCGTACGTCATACCCTTGAAGTATTTATCATCCAGATTCTTGTATTCATCATGAGCCACAGCTACAACCACTGCATCATAATTATCTCGCGGTTTTTCCACCAATCGGAAACCGTATTCTTTCTGAACTTCATCACTGTCTGCGTGTGGATCAACCACATCTACATCGCACCCGAAGTCCCTGAGTTCATTAATAATATCAACAACTTTTGAATTACGGATATCCGCTACGTTCTCCTTGAAAGTAACCCCCATCACAAGGACACGGGCACCAAGTACACCCTTGCCTAATGATATCAAACGCTTTACGAGCTTCTTAGCGATATATCCGCCCATACTGTCGTTTATATAACGGCCCGCACTGATTATCTGGCAATGATATTTCAACTCGCTGGCTTTCTGAACCAAATAATAAGGGTCGACGCCGATGCAGTGCCCTCCTACCAAACCCGGATAGAATTTCAAAAAGTTCCATTTGGTTCCGGCAGCTTCCAACACATCGTAAGTATTGATACCTATACGGCTGAAAATAATGGAAAGCTCATTCATCAAGGCAATATTGACATCACGCTGAGTATTCTCAATAATCTTTGCCGCTTCAGCAACTTTTACATTCGGTGCACGATGGACGCCCGGTTTTACTACAAGCTCATATACTTTGGCCACAACATCCAAAGCTTCTGAATCGCAACCAGAAACAATCTTAATCGTGTTGGGCAGAGTATGCACCTTTTCTCCCGGATTGATACGCTCCGGAGAATAGCCGTATTTAAAATCTATGCCGGCTTTCAATCCGCTTACCTCTTCCAAAATGGGAAGGCAGTCGTCTTCCGTACAGCCCGGATAGACCGTAGATTCATAAACTACATAATCACCCGGTTTCAAGGCTTTAGCTACTGAACGGGAAGCACCTAACAACGGGGTCAAATCCGGCTTATTGTATTTGTCAATTGGAGTAGGAACGGCTACAATGAAGAAAGAAGCTTCCTTCAACTTCTCAATAGAGGAAGTAAACTCTATATCTACATTTTCAAAGGCTGAACCATCCAGTTCCCCACAAGGATCAATCCCCTCGCGCATCTTTGCCAAACGTGACTCATTTATATCAAAACCAATTACTGAAATCTTCTTTGCAAATTCCAGAGCAATGGGCAAACCTACATAACCTAAACCGACCAATGCCAGTTTAGCCTCTTTATTTACTAACTTATTATACATAACCTTCAAACAAAATTAAAAATTAAAAATTAAAGAACTAAAAATTAAAGTTTAGCAACCTTACCTTCTTTCAACCGATAACGTTCCTTACTCTCCGGACAAACTGCAACCCCATCTTCATCAAAGTCAAGCCTATGACCGTATTCACTCATCCAACCCATCTGACGGGCAGGATTACCAACCAATAAAGCATAAGCAGGAACAGTTTTAGTAACTACCGCACCGGCACCGATAAATGCGTATTCACCAATATCGTGTCCACAAACGATGGTGGCATTGGCACCAATAGTGGCACCTTTGCCAACATGAGTTTTGGCGTACTCGGATTTACGGTTGACAGCACTACGAGGATTGGTAACATTGGTAAAGACACAAGAAGGACCTAAAAAAACATCATCTTCACACGTCACACCAGTATAGACTGATACATTGTTCTGAACCTTTACATTATTCCCTAATACCACATCTGGAGAAATCACCACATTCTGACCGATATTGCATCTTTCTCCAAGCACACATCCGGACATGATATGACTATAATGCCATATCTTTGTACCCGCACCAATCCGGCAACCATCATCGATGGTTGCTGTTTCATGAGCAAAAAAATCTTGCATAGGTGTATTTATTTAAAGAAATCTTTTATGCTATCAATAACCAAATCCTGCTGCTCAGTAGTCAGTTCGGTGTGAACAGGAAGGGAAAGAACGGAATATGCCAATTTTTCAGCATTATCCAAAGACTCTGCAGCACGTGTTATTTTTTGGAATGCCTCTTGTTGCTGTAAGGGCAACGGATAATAAATCATACTAGGAATACCGGCATCTGCCAAATGCTGTTTCAAGGCATCACGTTTACCATCTAATACCTTCAA
This genomic window contains:
- a CDS encoding glycosyltransferase, yielding MAKKALVLITNSFPFGKGETFVDNEIRYYSKFYPVYVVSIDNVCPQRFLNIPNNISIYQMPKLSRCNKIIWYLRSLLRQVFYEELLFLLKERNYFFSRLHSLIAFIGLGERVFIFLTKNISNKIEGHDTVCYSYWLHHGAYAAVRFKKKFSARAVARCHGYDLYADRYISNYLPLRFYLSSYLDVIFPISKHGLDYLKGNIFISKSCKLEVSRLGTFDYGIKSNVHLEGTLRLVSCSWIVPVKRVHRILETLQQIVDINIEWTHIGGGALKERLELDIEKLPKNIKVNLLGELTSTDIYKLYKENSYHIFVNVSESEGIPVSIMEASSFGIPVIATNVGGVGEIVENGYNGLLLNKDFLNRDLSVCLKSIACMVDNDYQTLRKHAREMWEERYNSSVNYSKFVRILNELF
- a CDS encoding Panacea domain-containing protein codes for the protein MMTTDDMLKLKAVTLYILKQCGELDFIHLFKILYFAERQHYATYGKHLVKDTFCALERGPVPSFLYDAVKVATNSAHAVKGSLLQQLADSLKPGNAECYYFIGAAEEPDMDELSKADLACLDASIKENLQKDAKQLSKDSHDVAWQTAWDARSASPMNPLLMAQAGGATSGFVEYLKEQSEIDDYLQGR
- a CDS encoding nucleotide sugar dehydrogenase, with product MYNKLVNKEAKLALVGLGYVGLPIALEFAKKISVIGFDINESRLAKMREGIDPCGELDGSAFENVDIEFTSSIEKLKEASFFIVAVPTPIDKYNKPDLTPLLGASRSVAKALKPGDYVVYESTVYPGCTEDDCLPILEEVSGLKAGIDFKYGYSPERINPGEKVHTLPNTIKIVSGCDSEALDVVAKVYELVVKPGVHRAPNVKVAEAAKIIENTQRDVNIALMNELSIIFSRIGINTYDVLEAAGTKWNFLKFYPGLVGGHCIGVDPYYLVQKASELKYHCQIISAGRYINDSMGGYIAKKLVKRLISLGKGVLGARVLVMGVTFKENVADIRNSKVVDIINELRDFGCDVDVVDPHADSDEVQKEYGFRLVEKPRDNYDAVVVAVAHDEYKNLDDKYFKGMTYDHAVLVDIKGMYRDKIHSLKYWSL
- a CDS encoding acyltransferase codes for the protein MQDFFAHETATIDDGCRIGAGTKIWHYSHIMSGCVLGERCNIGQNVVISPDVVLGNNVKVQNNVSVYTGVTCEDDVFLGPSCVFTNVTNPRSAVNRKSEYAKTHVGKGATIGANATIVCGHDIGEYAFIGAGAVVTKTVPAYALLVGNPARQMGWMSEYGHRLDFDEDGVAVCPESKERYRLKEGKVAKL